One window of Caldisericia bacterium genomic DNA carries:
- a CDS encoding nitrilase-related carbon-nitrogen hydrolase, giving the protein MRVSLAQINTNLGGIKENIDKHKFFIKKAIENKSDLIVFPELSISGYYLLDGALEVSMKKEEIFEIFKEESNKIDISLGYPELGEDDITYISQIYLSKGKILNNHRKIYPPNHGMFEDLKFFGRGKKVKAFETSFGKFGTLICRDFFHPSLPFLYYLQNIHLLILVSAIPVRGGYREESISIYESTERLLSIYSQRFQYFIVFVNRVGFEEGISFMGGSMVFDSSGKKILSLPLIKESLETVEIDFENIKRDIYNLPLKREEDINLIFENLKEIKDGEFKD; this is encoded by the coding sequence ATGAGAGTATCTCTTGCTCAAATTAACACAAACCTTGGAGGTATAAAAGAAAATATAGATAAACATAAATTTTTTATTAAGAAAGCAATTGAGAATAAAAGTGATCTTATAGTTTTTCCTGAACTTTCAATATCTGGATATTACCTTCTTGATGGAGCACTTGAAGTATCTATGAAAAAAGAAGAAATTTTTGAAATTTTTAAAGAAGAATCAAATAAAATCGACATTTCTCTTGGTTATCCAGAATTGGGTGAAGATGATATAACTTATATTTCACAAATATATTTATCAAAAGGAAAGATTTTAAATAATCACAGAAAAATATATCCACCAAATCATGGAATGTTTGAAGATTTAAAATTTTTTGGAAGAGGAAAAAAAGTAAAAGCATTTGAAACCTCTTTCGGAAAATTTGGAACTTTAATTTGTAGAGACTTCTTTCATCCTTCTCTTCCCTTTTTATATTATTTACAAAACATACATTTATTAATCCTTGTATCTGCAATTCCAGTAAGAGGTGGTTATAGAGAAGAAAGCATTTCAATTTATGAATCAACAGAACGCCTTTTATCAATTTATTCACAAAGATTTCAATATTTTATTGTTTTTGTTAATAGAGTTGGATTTGAAGAGGGGATCTCATTTATGGGTGGTTCAATGGTTTTTGATTCATCAGGAAAAAAAATATTAAGTTTACCTTTAATAAAAGAGAGTCTTGAAACTGTTGAGATTGATTTTGAAAATATAAAAAGAGATATATATAATTTACCTTTAAAAAGAGAAGAAGATATCAATTTAATTTTTGAAAATTTAAAGGAGATAAAAGATGGTGAGTTTAAAGATTAA
- a CDS encoding QueT transporter family protein produces the protein MKIKNLIRGALIGALYFALTVLFAPISFKAFQIRISESLTLLPFLTKEAIWGLFVGCFIANFFSPFGIIDIIFGSILTLIAAYLTYLLRRTKKLFLAPIPPILLNGFGVSFYITLLSMEKPSLNLFPLKLYLSISLSIILGETLSTYLIGLPLTFYLSKLKFFKEENI, from the coding sequence ATGAAAATAAAGAATCTAATTAGAGGAGCATTAATTGGTGCATTATATTTTGCTTTAACTGTTCTTTTTGCTCCAATTAGTTTTAAAGCATTTCAAATTAGAATTTCAGAAAGTTTAACTCTTTTACCATTTTTAACAAAAGAGGCAATATGGGGGCTTTTTGTTGGATGTTTTATTGCAAACTTTTTCTCTCCATTTGGAATTATTGATATAATTTTTGGTTCTATTTTAACTTTAATTGCAGCATATCTTACATATCTTTTAAGGAGAACAAAAAAACTTTTTTTAGCACCAATTCCGCCAATTTTATTAAATGGCTTTGGAGTTTCTTTTTATATAACACTTCTCTCAATGGAAAAACCATCATTAAATCTATTTCCTTTAAAATTATATCTTTCTATCTCACTATCTATAATTTTAGGCGAAACACTATCAACATATTTAATAGGTTTACCTTTGACTTTCTATTTATCAAAATTAAAATTTTTTAAGGAGGAAAATATATGA
- a CDS encoding LapA family protein codes for MIRTIIYLILFILTLIFLFQNGTTPVTIKFLRWETPTPIPVGFVIIGVLLVGGVIVWLYHLPKIIFLKTKVKNLDRKITILMEDIKRKENEIEELKKKKDELEGKIKERLEEKTETEKPKEEIQKESEEKKEDKKSIFSFLKRKRRDENKESN; via the coding sequence ATGATAAGAACTATAATTTATCTTATTCTTTTTATCCTCACTCTTATTTTTCTATTTCAAAATGGAACAACACCTGTTACTATAAAATTTTTGAGGTGGGAAACTCCAACACCTATTCCTGTCGGTTTTGTAATTATTGGCGTGCTTCTTGTTGGTGGAGTTATTGTATGGCTATACCATTTGCCAAAAATAATTTTTTTAAAAACAAAAGTAAAAAATCTCGATAGAAAAATAACTATTCTTATGGAAGATATTAAAAGGAAAGAGAATGAGATAGAAGAACTGAAAAAGAAAAAAGATGAACTTGAGGGAAAAATTAAAGAGAGATTAGAAGAAAAAACAGAAACTGAGAAACCAAAAGAGGAGATACAAAAAGAGAGTGAGGAGAAAAAAGAAGATAAAAAAAGTATATTTTCATTTTTAAAAAGAAAGAGGAGAGATGAAAATAAAGAATCTAATTAG
- the smpB gene encoding SsrA-binding protein SmpB has protein sequence MSEQKIIATNKKAMQTLDIEEKIEAGISLLGSEVKSIKEGRVSFKDSYVKFQNGEAYIVNLDVGPYPNASIRNHDRMRKRKLLLHKNQIFRLMGKVTERGYTVVPLQIYLNEKGLIKVLIGLGKGKKLYDKRREIKERELKRRIEREIKYGY, from the coding sequence ATGAGTGAACAAAAGATTATTGCAACAAACAAAAAAGCAATGCAAACATTGGATATTGAAGAAAAGATTGAAGCAGGAATTTCTCTTTTAGGAAGTGAGGTAAAATCTATTAAAGAAGGAAGAGTTAGTTTTAAAGATTCATATGTTAAATTTCAAAATGGTGAAGCATATATTGTAAATTTAGATGTTGGTCCTTATCCAAATGCTTCAATTAGAAATCATGATAGAATGAGAAAAAGAAAACTTTTACTTCATAAAAATCAGATATTTAGATTAATGGGAAAAGTAACTGAAAGAGGCTACACTGTTGTTCCATTACAGATATATTTAAATGAGAAAGGTTTAATTAAAGTATTAATTGGTTTAGGAAAAGGAAAGAAACTTTATGATAAAAGAAGAGAGATAAAAGAAAGAGAACTTAAAAGGAGGATAGAGAGAGAAATTAAATATGGTTATTAA
- a CDS encoding SH3 domain-containing protein has translation MVIKKALLIFLLSLFLIPFSFVKSQIKEVIITPPTNIRTGPGLNYDILTTITERMVLKVLSEAKDSDGRVWYKVKIEKIGKEGFVASWVVEVRTIEEKPVENKEVIITPPTNIRTGPGLN, from the coding sequence ATGGTTATTAAAAAGGCTCTTTTAATTTTTTTATTGTCTCTTTTTTTAATACCATTTTCTTTTGTAAAATCTCAGATTAAAGAAGTTATCATCACCCCTCCAACAAATATAAGAACAGGCCCAGGTCTTAACTACGATATTCTCACAACAATAACAGAAAGAATGGTTCTTAAAGTTCTTTCTGAAGCAAAAGATTCAGATGGAAGAGTTTGGTATAAGGTGAAGATAGAAAAAATTGGAAAAGAGGGTTTTGTTGCCTCTTGGGTTGTTGAAGTTAGAACAATTGAAGAGAAACCAGTCGAAAACAAAGAAGTTATCATCACCCCTCCAACAAATATAAGAACAGGCCCAGGTCTTAACT
- a CDS encoding N-acetylmuramoyl-L-alanine amidase — KIEKIGKEGFVASWVVEVQKKEETKKENSGVIKEYTNLRTGPSISYEVIRSLEPDTKILISGMALNSSNEVWYFAKIDNSAGWVFSERVNLIYIEKVVDTKLINTKYKLLTDKYLYEGPSEEMKSSEIISSGKEVQIVGISLIFPDIYFYEIVYDGKLYWIKSSDESPKENQEEIQINEINFIEQSGNIVITILGNKEIKDYSDSVLSNPIRVVVDIQNAIILSGSISKDIERFGVLRVRASQFSSNPKITRVVIDLAKDIKYNIKKITNGLQIVLLTQGTTSLYNVYLSDEYIYLFPSPIEKSGTLYIPLKSFLSSIGISSEYDENSKIFSFFYKGLRVEISDFKKVTRGNKVREFSIGASIIGDTYFVPIDFLPFMIDTGIFYDKDNKNLYLDPYIYGIELNKESLNKVIYAISTSFLPKYTHSISGETLTLSITALPHPDSDLKNYEFVENVEIRERNKNNSPITKIVLKLESGYKNIQVNSTKTPPSIKITLSKDLAKGLNGKLIVLDPGHGAYTGGIYYDVGAVGPSGAYESKIVLDIALRVKELLEKSGAVVLMTRTEENNKNSPNLDQRVQIANSSGGDLFLSIHLNASTSSSACGTETYYFHPFSLKFAEIIHKKIVNALNTVDRGVRNKGFAVVKDINTMPSVLIEPLYISNPNEEKMILNENIRQKLAEAIFEAISEYFNQ; from the coding sequence GAAGATAGAAAAAATTGGAAAAGAGGGTTTTGTTGCCTCTTGGGTTGTTGAAGTTCAAAAGAAAGAGGAGACTAAAAAAGAGAATTCAGGGGTAATTAAAGAATATACAAATTTAAGAACAGGTCCTTCAATTTCTTATGAAGTTATAAGAAGTTTAGAACCAGATACAAAAATTTTAATTTCTGGTATGGCACTTAACTCTTCCAATGAAGTATGGTATTTTGCAAAAATTGATAATTCTGCAGGATGGGTTTTTTCTGAAAGAGTAAATTTAATTTATATTGAAAAAGTTGTTGATACAAAACTTATAAATACAAAATATAAATTACTTACTGATAAATATTTATATGAAGGCCCTTCTGAAGAGATGAAATCTTCTGAAATCATCTCAAGTGGAAAAGAGGTTCAAATTGTTGGTATTTCTCTTATTTTTCCAGATATCTATTTTTATGAAATTGTTTATGATGGAAAACTTTATTGGATTAAGTCAAGCGATGAGTCACCAAAAGAAAATCAAGAAGAAATTCAAATAAATGAAATAAATTTTATTGAGCAAAGTGGAAATATTGTTATTACAATTTTAGGAAATAAAGAAATAAAAGATTATTCAGATTCAGTTCTTTCAAACCCAATTAGAGTTGTTGTTGATATTCAAAATGCAATAATTCTTTCAGGTTCAATTTCAAAAGATATTGAGAGATTTGGTGTTTTAAGAGTAAGAGCAAGTCAATTTTCTTCAAATCCAAAAATAACAAGAGTTGTTATTGATTTAGCAAAAGATATAAAATATAACATTAAAAAAATAACTAATGGACTTCAAATTGTATTATTAACTCAAGGAACAACTTCTTTATATAATGTTTATCTTTCAGATGAATATATTTATCTTTTTCCATCACCTATTGAAAAGAGTGGAACACTTTATATACCTTTAAAGTCATTTTTATCTTCAATTGGCATCTCTTCTGAATATGATGAAAACTCAAAGATTTTTTCATTTTTCTACAAAGGTCTTAGAGTTGAAATTTCTGATTTTAAAAAAGTAACAAGAGGAAACAAGGTAAGAGAATTTTCAATTGGTGCATCTATTATTGGAGATACATATTTTGTTCCCATTGATTTTCTTCCTTTTATGATTGATACTGGAATTTTTTATGATAAAGATAATAAAAATCTTTATCTCGATCCTTATATTTATGGAATTGAATTAAACAAGGAGAGTTTAAATAAAGTAATTTATGCAATTTCAACTTCTTTTCTTCCAAAATATACCCATTCAATATCTGGAGAGACTCTCACATTATCTATAACTGCTTTACCTCATCCAGATTCTGATTTAAAAAATTATGAGTTTGTTGAAAATGTTGAAATAAGAGAGAGAAATAAAAATAATTCACCTATAACTAAAATTGTTCTAAAACTTGAGAGTGGATATAAAAACATTCAGGTAAATTCTACAAAAACACCACCTTCAATTAAAATAACCCTTTCAAAAGATTTAGCAAAGGGATTAAATGGAAAACTTATTGTTCTTGATCCAGGACATGGTGCTTATACAGGAGGGATATATTATGATGTTGGAGCAGTTGGACCCTCTGGTGCATATGAGAGTAAAATTGTTCTTGATATAGCGTTAAGAGTAAAAGAACTACTTGAAAAAAGTGGAGCGGTTGTTTTAATGACAAGAACAGAAGAAAATAATAAAAATTCTCCAAATCTTGATCAGAGAGTACAAATCGCAAATTCTTCTGGAGGTGACCTATTTTTATCTATTCATCTTAATGCTTCAACTTCTAGTTCAGCATGTGGTACAGAAACTTACTATTTTCATCCATTTAGTTTAAAATTTGCAGAAATTATTCATAAAAAGATTGTTAATGCACTTAATACTGTCGATAGAGGTGTAAGAAACAAAGGATTTGCTGTTGTTAAGGATATAAATACTATGCCAAGTGTTTTAATTGAACCACTTTATATTTCAAATCCAAATGAAGAGAAAATGATATTAAATGAAAATATTAGACAAAAGTTGGCAGAAGCAATTTTTGAAGCAATTTCAGAATATTTTAACCAATGA
- the murI gene encoding glutamate racemase — translation MSKVGIFDSGIGGLSVFKVIYKNFPKNDFFYLGDEAYYPYGIKTKDEIINRSKKIVEFLIEKDVDLIIVACNTVSSVALPYLKEIFKIPIIGVIDGGVLKAIKLTKNKKIGVLSTPLTARTHVYKNKILSIDESCKVCEIGSQELVNIVENGIINESPTFALIKDVLKPFEDFDTLILGCTHFPALEELIKKILKDIQIVDPANEIIPFIKHLIKNNGKGIKKFYTTKDPNEFKERSKIFLKDFEIEVEKVDI, via the coding sequence ATGAGCAAAGTTGGAATTTTTGATTCAGGAATTGGAGGTTTATCTGTTTTTAAAGTTATTTATAAAAATTTTCCAAAAAATGATTTTTTTTATTTAGGAGATGAAGCATATTATCCATATGGAATTAAAACAAAAGATGAGATAATAAATAGAAGTAAAAAAATAGTTGAATTTTTAATTGAAAAAGATGTTGATCTTATAATAGTTGCGTGTAATACTGTAAGTTCAGTTGCACTTCCATATCTTAAAGAGATTTTTAAAATTCCAATTATTGGTGTGATAGATGGTGGGGTTTTAAAAGCAATTAAATTAACAAAAAATAAAAAAATTGGTGTTCTTTCTACTCCTCTTACAGCAAGAACTCATGTTTATAAAAATAAAATTCTTTCAATAGATGAAAGTTGTAAAGTTTGTGAAATTGGTTCTCAAGAACTTGTCAATATTGTTGAGAATGGAATTATTAACGAGTCCCCAACATTTGCTTTAATTAAAGATGTTTTAAAACCTTTTGAAGATTTTGATACTTTAATTTTAGGATGTACTCATTTTCCAGCATTAGAAGAGTTAATTAAAAAGATTCTTAAGGATATTCAAATTGTTGACCCAGCGAATGAGATAATTCCATTTATAAAACACCTTATAAAAAATAATGGGAAAGGAATAAAAAAATTTTATACAACAAAAGATCCTAATGAATTTAAAGAAAGAAGTAAAATTTTTTTAAAAGATTTTGAAATAGAAGTTGAAAAAGTTGATATTTAA
- a CDS encoding DUF2207 domain-containing protein — MKRLIFLLIFFIISISINVRPLYAKDYYFKRVYTEIYINKDGSFDVNIERTYHFSGSFSWATYYIYKKGFEEIQDFSLRDEFKEYERTNFDTQREGTYIFEDWGDRFYIKFYYSAKDEDKTFYFKYKVIGGIKSYLDISDFYWKVIEDEWERDTKEFECKIYLPKEINKDDFYIFAHGPLWGEIEKLDGIGARLYIKDLPKETFVEARILFPSEILDQEKIYQYKLDEILNYERDLAKKSNLIRLKVKFLYFLIIFIPIILILIWLFLLRRFGIEHRIVKNYEYFREPPDNLDPAIVGYLMNWKNVSSKEFIATLMDLIRKGYIEVESIKKEVGTIFKKEKDILIFKKTQKDPSFLKSYEKIIYDFLFTNLVYEDLLKYYNDKRKLKFYEKLIKEKDKPLSDFAGRNEISVSSIDIENYIRRNPKEFKTVFDAFCEAVKENGSGYDFFEEKGFKIGIITMVLSLAYFIFSIIIIGNFNLPNILLFYSIISSSILILISTFMPRRSLIGAKEFNKWNAFKKFLKDFSNLKEAIPLSIILWEKYLIYATLFGISERVLNELKYLIPKLDESEIRKSSLFSIAYHGGVYDFSGISTNLNSLVSTFNSMSKIAASSLSSSGGGGGFSGGGGGGGGSGGGGAG; from the coding sequence ATGAAAAGATTAATTTTTTTATTAATTTTTTTTATTATTTCAATTTCAATAAATGTTAGGCCATTATATGCTAAAGATTACTATTTTAAAAGAGTTTACACAGAAATTTATATAAACAAAGACGGTTCTTTCGATGTTAATATTGAAAGAACATATCACTTTTCTGGTTCATTCTCATGGGCAACATATTATATTTATAAAAAGGGTTTTGAGGAAATTCAAGATTTCTCTTTAAGAGATGAATTTAAAGAATATGAAAGAACAAATTTTGATACACAAAGAGAAGGAACATATATTTTTGAAGATTGGGGAGATAGGTTTTATATAAAATTCTATTATAGTGCAAAAGATGAAGATAAAACATTTTATTTTAAATATAAAGTAATAGGTGGAATTAAATCTTATCTTGATATAAGCGATTTTTATTGGAAAGTCATTGAAGATGAATGGGAAAGAGATACAAAAGAATTTGAATGTAAAATATATTTGCCAAAAGAGATAAATAAAGATGATTTTTACATTTTTGCTCATGGACCCCTTTGGGGTGAAATAGAAAAACTTGATGGAATTGGTGCTCGTCTTTATATAAAAGATTTACCTAAAGAAACTTTCGTTGAGGCAAGGATATTATTTCCGAGTGAAATTTTAGATCAAGAAAAAATTTACCAATATAAATTAGATGAGATATTAAACTATGAAAGAGATTTAGCAAAAAAATCAAATTTAATTAGATTAAAAGTTAAATTTTTATATTTTTTAATTATTTTTATTCCTATAATTCTAATTTTAATTTGGCTATTTCTTCTTAGAAGGTTTGGAATTGAGCATAGAATTGTTAAAAATTATGAATATTTCAGGGAACCACCTGATAATTTAGATCCTGCAATTGTTGGATATCTTATGAATTGGAAAAATGTCTCTTCAAAAGAATTTATTGCAACATTAATGGATTTAATTAGGAAAGGTTATATCGAGGTTGAATCAATAAAAAAAGAAGTTGGAACAATATTTAAAAAGGAAAAAGATATATTAATTTTTAAAAAAACACAAAAAGATCCTTCCTTTTTAAAAAGTTATGAAAAGATTATTTATGACTTTCTTTTTACAAATCTTGTCTATGAAGATCTTTTAAAATATTACAATGATAAAAGAAAATTAAAATTTTATGAAAAGTTAATCAAAGAAAAGGATAAACCCCTTTCAGATTTTGCAGGAAGAAATGAAATTTCAGTATCTTCAATTGATATTGAAAATTATATAAGAAGAAATCCAAAAGAGTTTAAAACAGTTTTTGATGCTTTTTGTGAGGCGGTTAAAGAAAATGGTAGTGGATATGACTTTTTTGAAGAAAAGGGATTCAAAATAGGAATAATAACGATGGTGTTATCATTAGCATATTTTATATTTTCAATTATAATTATTGGGAATTTTAATCTTCCAAACATTTTACTTTTCTACTCTATTATTTCATCTAGTATACTAATTTTAATTTCAACATTTATGCCAAGAAGAAGTCTAATAGGAGCAAAAGAATTCAATAAATGGAATGCATTTAAAAAGTTTTTAAAAGATTTTTCAAATTTAAAAGAAGCCATTCCTCTCTCAATTATTTTGTGGGAAAAATATCTTATCTATGCAACTCTATTTGGAATTAGTGAAAGAGTTTTAAATGAATTAAAATATCTTATTCCAAAATTAGATGAAAGTGAGATAAGAAAAAGTAGTCTCTTTTCAATTGCTTATCATGGTGGAGTATATGATTTTAGTGGAATCTCAACTAATTTAAATAGTCTGGTATCAACATTTAATTCAATGTCAAAGATTGCAGCCTCATCTCTTTCTTCATCTGGTGGGGGTGGAGGATTTTCAGGTGGAGGTGGGGGTGGAGGAGGCAGTGGAGGTGGGGGAGCAGGTTAA
- a CDS encoding DUF4388 domain-containing protein: MELQGNLKDFSLEDLLKFVNLTKRTGVIQIKGKIEKEGEKSAKIYCKDGEIIDSEIDTKTGEGALYYILTMKEGTFAFSKELPPNKEIKITKKLEELLFEASRQVSTLEDILKKLPPLDTILKINPTPPTTKISLSKDDWAILNKFRDGRTIKEVRDESNLGEVETLRSILSLLNANLLIPEEVDIMKIVPEHSERAKQVLKTYSGLDVSVFPTPNVRANNFFFKVDGKKTLEQLMNEMKLKRKDVLSLFLLLVKEGALKAKVSPSVYHKIEEEISKS; encoded by the coding sequence TTGGAACTTCAAGGTAATTTAAAAGATTTTTCATTAGAAGATTTATTAAAATTTGTAAATTTAACTAAAAGAACTGGTGTTATTCAAATAAAAGGAAAAATTGAAAAAGAGGGCGAAAAAAGTGCAAAAATCTATTGTAAAGATGGAGAAATAATTGATTCTGAAATTGATACGAAAACTGGAGAGGGCGCTCTTTATTATATTTTAACGATGAAAGAGGGTACATTTGCCTTTTCAAAAGAACTCCCCCCAAATAAAGAGATTAAAATAACAAAAAAATTAGAAGAACTTCTTTTTGAAGCATCAAGACAAGTATCAACTCTTGAAGATATTTTAAAGAAACTTCCTCCTCTTGATACAATTTTAAAAATAAACCCAACTCCACCAACAACAAAGATCTCTTTAAGCAAAGATGACTGGGCAATTTTAAATAAGTTTAGAGATGGAAGAACTATAAAAGAAGTTAGAGATGAGTCAAATTTAGGAGAAGTTGAAACATTAAGAAGTATTCTTTCTCTTTTGAATGCAAATTTATTAATTCCAGAAGAGGTTGATATTATGAAAATAGTTCCAGAACATTCAGAAAGAGCAAAACAAGTTTTAAAAACCTATAGTGGTCTTGATGTGAGTGTATTTCCAACTCCAAATGTTAGAGCAAATAACTTTTTCTTTAAAGTAGATGGAAAAAAGACTCTTGAACAACTTATGAATGAAATGAAACTAAAGAGAAAAGACGTGTTATCACTATTTTTACTTCTTGTTAAAGAGGGTGCACTTAAAGCAAAAGTTTCGCCATCAGTTTATCATAAAATAGAAGAAGAGATAAGTAAAAGTTAA
- a CDS encoding RNA polymerase sigma factor, translating into MIDKELVRRVKKGEISAFAELVEKYESDVFTYCLYILKDREDAKDLTQETFLKAFLNIKSLRKEEDFKFWLLRIARNSCFKKLRKRKMEKKLDLYEEEKEIKIDEEIIKDEKREKLIKAINKLDKKDREILTLRDIEGYSYEEISKILKISLNLTKVRIHRARKNLKKILGELKP; encoded by the coding sequence ATGATTGATAAAGAACTTGTTAGAAGAGTTAAAAAAGGTGAAATTAGCGCTTTTGCAGAACTTGTTGAGAAGTATGAAAGTGATGTTTTCACTTACTGTTTGTATATCTTGAAAGATAGGGAGGATGCGAAGGATTTGACACAAGAAACATTTTTAAAGGCTTTTTTAAACATAAAGTCTTTAAGAAAAGAGGAAGATTTTAAATTCTGGTTATTAAGAATTGCAAGAAACTCCTGTTTTAAAAAATTAAGAAAAAGAAAAATGGAAAAAAAATTAGATTTATATGAAGAAGAGAAAGAAATAAAAATAGATGAAGAAATAATAAAAGATGAAAAAAGAGAAAAATTGATTAAAGCAATAAATAAACTTGATAAAAAAGATAGAGAGATTTTAACTTTGAGAGATATTGAAGGGTATTCTTATGAAGAGATTTCAAAAATTTTAAAAATTTCTTTAAATCTTACAAAAGTTAGAATTCATAGAGCAAGAAAGAATCTTAAAAAAATTTTAGGAGAGTTAAAACCATGA
- the fabZ gene encoding 3-hydroxyacyl-ACP dehydratase FabZ translates to MKKEDIKKYLPHREPFLFVDEIIELEEGKRIYGLYKVKEDSFWIKAHFEDFPIMPGVLILEALAQISLLIYKDLAKDKIPIFVKIESFTFKKPVFPGDTLYLESKVISEKMGFIKFDIKSTKNGEVVGEGKIIATLKGKEELVK, encoded by the coding sequence TTGAAAAAAGAAGATATTAAAAAATATTTACCTCATAGAGAACCATTTCTTTTTGTTGATGAAATAATTGAATTAGAAGAAGGGAAGAGAATTTATGGCTTATATAAAGTTAAAGAAGATTCTTTTTGGATAAAAGCACACTTTGAAGATTTCCCAATTATGCCTGGTGTATTAATTTTAGAAGCACTTGCCCAAATTTCTCTTTTAATATATAAAGATTTAGCAAAGGATAAAATTCCTATTTTTGTTAAAATAGAAAGTTTTACTTTTAAAAAGCCAGTTTTTCCAGGCGATACACTTTACTTGGAATCAAAAGTAATCTCAGAGAAGATGGGATTTATAAAATTTGATATAAAAAGTACTAAAAATGGGGAAGTTGTTGGTGAAGGAAAAATTATAGCAACATTAAAAGGAAAGGAGGAGTTGGTTAAATGA
- a CDS encoding ACP S-malonyltransferase gives MKAFVFPGQGSQYKGMGEAILEKFPEGNEFLKKGEKVLNMDLNYLLFEADDETLKDTENAQISILFTSFLYFKYLESKGIFPDYVCGHSLGEYSSLLVSEVLSFEDALVLVRERARVMKRFTQEIKGVQVAVMNLSVHELENVIEKFQESGVIQIAGYNSKTQIVVSMENSILDEFKKEIEKLKGRVLPLKTSLPFHSPLMKKAEDEFSKILEKTKFNSPKYLYISSVTNEVIQSGEEIKRVLTNQITRPVRWTQTIDKLLSFGVNEFYEVGPNKIFTNLLLRDYKNIRVINTESWIKEGEYERV, from the coding sequence ATGAAAGCATTTGTTTTTCCAGGGCAAGGATCTCAATACAAAGGTATGGGTGAAGCAATTTTAGAGAAATTTCCTGAAGGAAATGAGTTTTTAAAAAAAGGAGAAAAAGTTTTAAATATGGATTTAAACTACCTTCTTTTTGAAGCAGATGATGAGACACTTAAAGATACAGAAAATGCTCAAATTTCAATTCTTTTTACAAGTTTTCTCTATTTTAAATATTTAGAAAGCAAAGGAATTTTTCCAGATTATGTTTGTGGCCACTCTCTTGGAGAATATTCATCTCTTCTTGTAAGTGAAGTTTTAAGTTTTGAAGATGCTCTTGTTTTAGTAAGGGAGAGAGCAAGAGTTATGAAAAGATTTACTCAGGAGATAAAAGGAGTTCAAGTTGCAGTTATGAATTTAAGTGTCCATGAATTAGAAAATGTAATTGAGAAATTTCAAGAAAGTGGAGTTATTCAAATTGCTGGATATAACTCAAAAACTCAAATTGTTGTATCAATGGAAAATTCTATTCTTGATGAGTTTAAAAAAGAGATAGAAAAACTTAAAGGAAGAGTTTTACCATTAAAAACATCACTTCCATTTCATTCTCCTTTGATGAAAAAAGCAGAAGACGAGTTTAGTAAAATTTTGGAGAAAACAAAATTTAACTCTCCAAAATATCTTTACATTTCAAGTGTTACAAATGAAGTGATACAAAGTGGGGAGGAAATTAAAAGAGTTTTAACAAATCAAATAACAAGACCTGTAAGATGGACTCAAACAATAGATAAACTTCTCTCCTTTGGAGTCAATGAATTTTATGAAGTTGGACCAAATAAAATTTTTACAAATCTTCTTTTGAGAGATTATAAAAACATAAGAGTTATAAATACCGAGTCTTGGATTAAAGAAGGAGAATATGAAAGAGTTTAA